CCTCACTCTTAAACCTGAATAGAAAGAACAGGAACCCAAAGCCACCAATATGAAAGACACAAGCcaaaagaagaaacagacaaaGCACTTGGAAAATTATAACATGATAAAGGAGGAGGGGGTCACTACTACAAGAGGTAGACCCTCCACTACTAGACTTCCTCCAAAAGGAAGTAGAAAACTGTCTAGAATTGACATATCTAGAAAAAGTAATGTAAGCATTTTGGAAATAGAGAAAAATGCCAATAGAAACAGGAGTTGACATGCCTGACTATGGGACGCAAATAAGAACAGGTTGAGGTAAGGCAAGGGGTTACCATTTTTCAGTGTAAGCCtcttttaaaagttctgtagagGGCAGGGTGTCTGACGCAGCAGTGATACATGGCCAcctgggacacttgcatctcatACTGGCTtgccagcttgctgctaatgcagaccctgggaggcagcaatgagggCTCAGGAAgccgggtccctgccagccatgtggagacccagagtgagttccaggctcctggcttctgcctggctcagccctggctattccatacgtttggaaagtaaaccaaaaaatgaaagatatcactccctccctgtcttttgaataagtaaaataagtaatttttaataagtaatttaaaaaaatgtttaagctaTTTGATTCATAagaatgtatgtttttaaaatagtggAGAACTTTATGTTAAGGTAATAGCAATATAAGAAATTATCCAGAGCTATGAATACCTAACAGATAAAGGTTGCAATATGTCAAGAAATTATTtaaggagctggtattgtggcacagtaggtatagccaccacctgtgacaccttcATCCCACAGGGCCACCTGTTCGtgtctgggctgctctacttctgatccagctccctgctaatggcctaggaagagcaatggaagatggtccgagtgtttgtgcccctgcgcccatgtgtgagacccaggtgaagcacctggctcttggctttggcctggcccagcccaggccattgtggccatttacggagtgaaccaacacatgtaggacctctctctctcttcgtctgttaactcttttaaataaataaaataaatctttaaaacaaaatattcaaaatacaatttaaagGCAAACCAGTGCTACTCTTTGTGTTATCCTGAAGTAACTAGGAAGAGTAAGGAATGCATCCACACTGGAGAAAGAGAACCCAACGGCAGAAATGGCCTAACCCATGAACAGGGCAAGGCCTCTGAAGGGCTGAAAAGCAGTGGGAGGAGATACTGGCTCCTCAGATGGTTCTAGGCTGGACTCAGAAAAAGGGCATATTACAAGATTGCTCTTCTCAAAACGTGAGCTTCTCCACTTTTATGATTACTTTAGTAAACAAGTCAGATGAAATCAAATCTGAACGAGATTCAGACCAAACACTGGGCCTAACCAAAGTCATCACAAAAACTACATCCCAGGACTGCTACCCCTGCCTCGGTCACTAGCTATCCTGGAGAAGAATGTCTACCCCCAGGGGCCTCTGAGACAGGAACTAGCACTGCAGCCAGGCTTTGCTCCCTGGGAAGAGGGGTCAGGCCATCCTCAGAAGAACACAGTCCGCCAGCTCTGTCTCTACCCGCCCACCTCCTTCCCACACTGAGACCCAATGGGCTAGAAAGAAACTCTATGATCAGGTTGGTCCAAAAATGGCAAGTGTTCTGGTTTGAGAAAGATATCTGCTATTAACTGGCTTTGGCCTCTACATGCTTATTCTAACTTTAATGAGAAATggggattttttttccagagcacTATGAATTTCTCTAAAGTATACAATGAATGAAGAAAAGGTGCATGAGGCAGTATTAGCATGGtagttaagacatcagttaaggGGAAGGCATTTGATACAGcttaaattgctgcttgggatcctgcaatggttcaagtcccagctcctctgcttccaacccagcttcctgctgatgtgcatcctggaaggcagcaggtgatggctcaaagccctgggtccctgcacctacataagagacctggatgaagttcaaggctcctgactggcctggccagccctggctatcctaggcatttgaggaatggaccagTAAATGGAGGATCAATCAACTCTTCTCTTACCACCCTCcctccaataaaatgaaaataaataaaaatactaattttttaaaaagacaccagtaaaatttaaaaaaataaaaatgaaaagacaccagttaagacacccatattccacatcagagactctgggttcaatttccagctctagcttctgatttcagcttcctgctaatgtgtaccatggGAAGCGTgctgacggctcaagtaattgggtccccaccacccatgtgagagacctgggttgaactgctgaatcctggcttcagcctgctccagttccaaccatCGCGgacacctggggaatgaactaacggaTGGGAGATCTGCCTTTCTCTCGGcctttctacttagaaaaataaaaatacaaaaaagaggagcctgcattgtggcacagtgggttaatctgctatgtgcaatgttggcattccatatggatgccagtttgagtcccagctgctccatttccaatccagctccctcctaatgtgtatgagaaagcagatgatggccctaagtgattgggcccctgccacccacgtgggacatctggatggaattccaggcccctggcttcagcctggcccaactctggcagttgcaaccatttggagaggaaTCAGTGCATAGAGGatcagtctgtctctgtctctctgtgtgtgtgtgtgtgtgtgtcactctctctctgtcactctgccttccaaataatctttaaaaaaaaaattatttcctggtTACTAAAGTACAACCCAGTCTGAAGAAACTAACTCCAAGCTGCCAAAAAAAGGCCATCctctgggaccagtgttgtggtgcagcgggaaaagccaccacctgcaatgccgatatcccatatgggcaccagttcgagtccaggctactccacttttgatccagctccctgctaatggcctaggaaaaccagcagaagatggtccaagtgtttgggcccctgctagccacatgggagacctggatgaagctcctggccttcgcctggcccagcactggctgctgtagccacccagggagtgcactagcagatgaagacctctctctcgctgtaactctgactttctaaaataaataaagaaaccttcgaaataaaaataactaaactcAGGCAGAGTAAGATGGGAATGGGCAAGGTAGAAGAACAAataatacatatgtgtgtatatatattatatgtataaaataagcttttaaaactaaagaaagataataaaacaacaaaatcattttaaaaatataacacatagcaacacaggaaagaaatgactcacggctggcgccgtggcttaacaggctaatcctccgccttgcagcgccggcacaccgggttctagtcctggtttggacgccggattctatcccggttgcccctcttccaggccagctctctgctgtggcccgggaaggcagtggaggatggcccaagtgcttgggccctgcacccgcatgggagaccaggagaagcacctggctcctggcttcggatcagtgagatgcgctggccgcagcagccattggagggtgaaccagcggcaaaaaggaagacctttctctctgtctctctctctatccacactgcctgtccaaaaaaaaaacagaaaaagaaaaaaaaaaaaagtgactcacataacatatattttatctttgcaaaaaaagaccaaaaagatGCAtggaggggggccggcgctgtagcacagcatgTTGAAGCCCTgacctttggtgccagcatcccatatgggtgccggttctagtctcagctgctcctcttctgatccagctctctgctgtggcttgggaaagcagtggaggatggcctaagtgcttgggcccctgcacccacgtgggagacccggaggcgactcctggctcctggcttcagatcagcgcagcaccggcagttgtggccatctggggagtgaaccagcagatggaagacctctctctctgtctctacctctctctgtaactctttcaaataaataaaataaatcttaaaaaaataaaacgacGCATGGAGGAACAAGTGAACATTAACCAAGCCAGCTTCAAAAGTAAcaatctttggccggcgccgtggcttaacaggctaatcctctgccttgcggcgctggcacaccaggttctagtcccagttggggcgccggattctatcccggttgcccctcttccaggccagctctctgctatggcccgggaaggcagtggaggatggcccaagtgcttgggccctgcacctgcctgggagaccaggaaaaagcacctggctcctggcttcagatcagcgagatgcgccagctgcagcagccattggagggtgacccaacagcaaaaaggaagacctttctctctgtctgtctctctcactatccactctgcctatcaaaaaaaataaaaattaaaaaaaaaaaaaaagtaacaatctTTGCCCTCAAGAAAATaaccagggggctggcgctgtggcgaaacaggtaaagccatcacctgcagtgctggcatcccatacaggtgccggcttgagtcccggctgctccacttccgatctagctctctgctatggcctgggaaagcagtagaagatggcccaagtccttgagcccctgcacccgcatgggagacctagaggaggctctgggctcctgtcttcagatcaacgcagctccagccattgcggccaattggagagtgaactagcggatgaaagacctctctttctctgcctctccttctctctctgtgtaactctgactttcaaataaagacagaaagaaaggagaaaagaaaagaaagaaaccagaatcACATATATTTACATAACCAGGTCAATTTCCCATCTTGCCTTAAACTTTGAAAAGAATGTGAGGGAGGCAACAGCTAGGAAGAATTTATAAATCTCTAGACTCTACTGGGTTGGAGTGCGGGTGTGATTTAAAACTTACCGTGGAGCCTGTATGTGGAGGTGATGATTCTTCTGTGCACACAGACAGGACAGAAAGGGAAGGCATCTGGGAGGGTGCGAGGGTGGGCACCTCTGTGCCACTGTCCAAGTTCAAAGCTGAAAGCCCAAGAGTATGATGCCCATTGAGCTCCCTGGCACTGCTTTGGGTGGAAGGCTTTAGGGAATTCAGGAACGCGCCACTGCGGAGGCAGGATGTGCTATGGAAAGTGCTCGCCAGTCTGGCCGTCTTCTGATTGCTGTCATCAGAGTCCAGTTTGGGGAAGGACAGGGATTTGATATTGCTTACTGAAGGAATTGGGGGGAGGGACACTTTGGAAGACAGCGACATCTTTTCACAGTTACCCAACTGTGGTAAGGTTATAAAGCCATTGGGTTTATGAAGAGGCTTGAAATCAAGGGTCGCCCTCTCCAGGGAGGCCAGGACCTCCTCATCCTGTAATACAGACCCAGAGCTGCCTCTGGGCAAGTTATTGTCCAACAGCTGAGCCATAATGGGTCCAGTGGTTCCTACCAGAATGTTTCTCAGCTCTTCTTTCTCATCAATGGTTTTTAACTCCAGATTATCAAATGGGTCCTCTTCACACTCAAAGTCAGCAGGATTGAAATCTGCCTTTGTGTGGGGTGGGCTGAGAACTTTCTGTTTTGTGGCACTACTGCTGACGCGTGTCGGAGTGAGGATGCTGTTGTGCTGTAAGCTGGCGAGGATGGGGTTAATAGGCGGCGGCATGGTGGCTATACTTGAAGTCTTGGAGAAACTCATTTTGTTATCACCCTCTGGGCCACTCTTAGAATTCACTTTAGCTTCTGCCTCCTCAGCCTTGCGCTCTGCTTCCCGCTGGGCATCTTGGATTTTCTTAACGTCTTCAGCCCACTCAATGGTTTTCTTTTCCAAGGAGAAGTCATACTGCAAGAACGGAGCAGAGAAAGGCGGTGTGAACCCAGGCCACTGCCCTTTTCCCCACCCAACTCACTCCTTCCTCGGTCGGCAGGagagaactgggccaggcagggtcAAAGGCATGTGGGATGACCCCCACTCGGGAAGCCTGAGGCTTCCAATGTCCTCATACAAACTCTAGAAGTGATGCAGAAAGTACTCCCACCACCCATAACCCAACAGCGCAGGCCAAAcagactctgcctctgcctctgcctctccctcggGAACTCTTCGCTGGTGGCTCCAGCACAGCTCAGCCCCTCCTCTATGCAGTTTCCCAGATGACCTGTTCCTTCTCCTGAATTTGGTCTCTCAGCCACCTGAGGCCACACACATGTGGCCATACGCAGCTTCTATCTCGAACCCTTCCCAGCAACATCACAAGCCTCTTGGGCACAGCCACCCTGTGAAAGGCCCTCCTGGGGCCGCTACTGTCCAGCACGCTGTCCTAAATAGACTACCTGCTCAATAATGACACCCAGCATCTGAGAAACACAGATGCCATGCATTTCTTACTACTTTTCATGCATTAACATTaaggtgtttttatttatttatttatttattttagatttatttatttgaaaggcagagttacagagaggcaaaaggcagatagggaaagaggtcttccatccgctggttcactccccaaacggccgcaacggctggagctgggtggttccaagccaggagccaggagcttcctccaggtttttcatgtgagtacaggggcttaaggacttgggccatctttcactgctctcccaggccatagcagagagctgcattggaagtggagcagccgggactcactaCAGATTTTTTCAGTAGCCTTGTGAAGTACTGTTATCTCTATGTTATGGGGGCAACCAGAATCATAAAGCTGGTAAGCAGTGgtagagcctggatttgaacacATGCTCATCTGACTACAGATACTATGCTCTTAAACCACCATCTACCGATCATAATGAACAGGCTATCCTCAAAAGGCAGGAAAACTTCTTATGTATTTATGCCTGGGGGAGATGGGAGGCCGGGCatcgtggtacagtgggttaagctgctgcttgagacatctgcaccccatatctgagtgcctagttcaagtcccagctactccacactcTAAATCAAGCTTCCTGCAAAATTTCTGGGAGACAatagtgatggcccaaatacttgggttcctgccaccttcatgggaacCTGGGAcggggttccaggcttctggcttcagcctgacccagcactggctgctgtggatatttagggagagaaccagcagacagatgatctctgtcagtttctctctcttggggccagcactgtggcatggcaggtaaagccactgcctgcaatgctggcatcctgtgtgggtgccggttcaagttccagctgttccacttccgatccagctctctgctatggcctgggaaagcagtaaaagatggcccatatctttgggcccctgcacccacatg
This DNA window, taken from Lepus europaeus isolate LE1 chromosome 12, mLepTim1.pri, whole genome shotgun sequence, encodes the following:
- the UBAP1 gene encoding ubiquitin-associated protein 1 isoform X1; the protein is MASKKLGADIHGTFSYLDDVPFKIGDKFKTPAKVGLPIGFSLPDCLQVVREVQYDFSLEKKTIEWAEDVKKIQDAQREAERKAEEAEAKVNSKSGPEGDNKMSFSKTSSIATMPPPINPILASLQHNSILTPTRVSSSATKQKVLSPPHTKADFNPADFECEEDPFDNLELKTIDEKEELRNILVGTTGPIMAQLLDNNLPRGSSGSVLQDEEVLASLERATLDFKPLHKPNGFITLPQLGNCEKMSLSSKVSLPPIPSVSNIKSLSFPKLDSDDSNQKTARLASTFHSTSCLRSGAFLNSLKPSTQSSARELNGHHTLGLSALNLDSGTEVPTLAPSQMPSLSVLSVCTEESSPPHTGSTVAPPNFSTSQVPSCPQAYSELQTLSPSERQCVETVVNMGYSYECVMRALKKKGENIEQILDYLFAHGQLCEKGFDPLLVEEALEMQQCSEEKMMEFLQLMSKFKEMGFELKDIKEALVLHNNDQDNALEDLMARAGAS
- the UBAP1 gene encoding ubiquitin-associated protein 1 isoform X2 → MKGARAGGGRGKGLEIAFMHTLKYLPSLPPGSKWLLRSWVQIFMYDFSLEKKTIEWAEDVKKIQDAQREAERKAEEAEAKVNSKSGPEGDNKMSFSKTSSIATMPPPINPILASLQHNSILTPTRVSSSATKQKVLSPPHTKADFNPADFECEEDPFDNLELKTIDEKEELRNILVGTTGPIMAQLLDNNLPRGSSGSVLQDEEVLASLERATLDFKPLHKPNGFITLPQLGNCEKMSLSSKVSLPPIPSVSNIKSLSFPKLDSDDSNQKTARLASTFHSTSCLRSGAFLNSLKPSTQSSARELNGHHTLGLSALNLDSGTEVPTLAPSQMPSLSVLSVCTEESSPPHTGSTVAPPNFSTSQVPSCPQAYSELQTLSPSERQCVETVVNMGYSYECVMRALKKKGENIEQILDYLFAHGQLCEKGFDPLLVEEALEMQQCSEEKMMEFLQLMSKFKEMGFELKDIKEALVLHNNDQDNALEDLMARAGAS